A stretch of Syntrophorhabdales bacterium DNA encodes these proteins:
- a CDS encoding helix-turn-helix domain-containing protein — translation MDRLYTVKETCNLLKISRAKLYLLIKGGSLRSVKIGKKTLFKESTIQRFIGSLKET, via the coding sequence ATGGATAGGCTATATACGGTAAAGGAAACATGCAACCTGCTAAAGATATCGAGGGCGAAACTGTATCTCCTCATAAAGGGCGGAAGTCTGCGGTCTGTCAAGATAGGCAAGAAAACCCTCTTCAAAGAATCGACCATTCAGCGCTTTATCGGATCACTGAAAGAGACATGA